One window of Silvimonas iriomotensis genomic DNA carries:
- a CDS encoding efflux RND transporter periplasmic adaptor subunit, whose amino-acid sequence MAWLLLSLASGLTLAASKPADTPDDTNAIRVLLAPKLETTLSSQMNGALTDLKVSLGKRVAKSAVLVQLDCAEVKARAGVATAELNLARQNLEAKKGLQKLNAAGDIEVAAMQTEVDKASGTLALTRAQLGYCQITAPFAGRVAKVYVKPYQTVSTGTPLLDLVSDGPLKVRMNVPSALLGKLKPGTALDVNIHETGKSYPAHISVVNARVDAVAQTVEVEAQLDKENPELIAGMSGTARISGQ is encoded by the coding sequence GTGGCCTGGCTGTTGCTGAGTCTGGCCAGCGGCCTGACCCTGGCTGCCAGCAAACCAGCCGACACCCCGGACGACACCAACGCCATCCGCGTCTTGCTGGCACCCAAGCTTGAAACAACGCTATCAAGCCAGATGAACGGCGCGCTGACCGATCTGAAAGTGTCACTGGGCAAGCGCGTAGCCAAGAGCGCGGTGCTGGTGCAACTGGACTGCGCCGAAGTCAAAGCCCGTGCCGGCGTGGCCACCGCAGAACTCAATCTGGCCAGACAGAACCTGGAAGCCAAAAAAGGCCTGCAAAAACTCAACGCGGCGGGCGATATTGAAGTAGCCGCCATGCAGACTGAAGTGGACAAGGCTTCCGGCACACTGGCGCTGACGCGCGCCCAGCTGGGTTATTGCCAGATCACCGCCCCTTTTGCCGGCCGCGTGGCCAAGGTCTACGTCAAACCGTACCAGACCGTCAGCACCGGCACGCCGCTGCTGGATCTGGTCAGCGACGGGCCGCTGAAAGTGCGCATGAATGTGCCGTCCGCCCTTTTGGGCAAACTCAAGCCCGGCACCGCGCTGGATGTGAACATTCATGAAACCGGCAAGAGCTACCCGGCGCACATCAGCGTGGTGAACGCGCGGGTGGATGCCGTGGCGCAAACCGTAGAAGTGGAAGCGCAACTGGACAAGGAAAATCCGGAGCTGATTGCCGGCATGAGCGGCACGGCGCGGATCTCAGGTCAATGA
- a CDS encoding TolC family protein has translation MRRIPRRPARMTLLLSASLLLAACGSLTQTKPATADEMRKRVVDDQVKMYTAQEPVTGPITFYEAAARALKYNLDYRLKLMESALASKIRDVSAYEMLPRLVESAGYTARNNDSGGTSIGIEDRTVSLRPSTSEERYHKLNSLGLSWSLLDFGVAYYRTQQKADQMLMADERRRKVEQNVLQDVRNAYWRALAAQRLRPQVDELLDRTRKALDAARQAQDKGLLPRQEILAYQRALLDSIQLLTVRRQDLELAQSELAALMSLPPGSPMVLEDTEEKGLPDMNVSEQKLETLALEHRPEIMEEWYRKRVNENDLNIAKAQLWPNVSLDVNTQYDSNAYLYNNTWNAIGLNVSINLLKLLQYPSLNEEQDAQAATDDMRRIALSMAILTQVRVGNLRYRLAREELNYADESLRVDRSLLDYAQAAKTTSLGSELEVIRAEGRYLLSRYQREAAYSDTQAAWGRLYNSIGFDVLPESVEKYDIKTLAQAIHQTVMATPQLRSDILEKAVPVPISASGPAATQ, from the coding sequence ATGCGGAGGATCCCGCGCCGTCCCGCACGCATGACCCTGCTGCTGAGCGCCAGCTTGTTGCTGGCCGCATGTGGTTCACTCACCCAGACCAAGCCCGCGACGGCTGATGAAATGCGCAAACGCGTGGTGGATGACCAGGTGAAGATGTACACCGCGCAAGAACCCGTCACCGGTCCCATCACCTTTTACGAAGCCGCCGCCCGCGCCCTCAAGTACAACCTGGATTACCGGCTCAAGCTGATGGAGTCGGCCCTGGCGTCGAAAATCCGCGATGTCTCGGCCTACGAAATGCTGCCGCGCCTGGTGGAATCCGCCGGTTATACGGCGCGCAACAATGATTCCGGCGGCACCTCCATCGGCATTGAAGACCGCACCGTCAGCTTGCGGCCTTCCACCTCGGAAGAGCGTTACCACAAACTCAATTCACTGGGCCTGAGCTGGAGCCTGCTGGATTTTGGCGTGGCCTATTACCGCACCCAGCAAAAAGCCGACCAGATGCTGATGGCCGATGAACGCCGGCGCAAGGTCGAACAAAACGTACTGCAGGACGTGCGCAACGCCTACTGGCGCGCGCTGGCCGCACAACGGCTGCGCCCCCAGGTGGACGAGTTGCTTGATCGCACCCGCAAGGCGCTGGATGCCGCCCGCCAGGCGCAGGACAAAGGGTTGTTGCCACGCCAGGAAATCCTGGCTTACCAGCGCGCGCTGCTCGATTCCATCCAGTTATTGACGGTGCGGCGCCAGGATCTGGAACTGGCGCAATCTGAACTGGCTGCGCTGATGTCCTTGCCGCCAGGCTCGCCCATGGTGCTGGAAGACACTGAAGAAAAAGGCCTGCCGGACATGAACGTGAGCGAGCAAAAGCTGGAAACACTGGCGCTCGAACACCGGCCGGAAATCATGGAAGAGTGGTATCGCAAGCGGGTCAACGAGAACGATCTGAACATCGCCAAGGCGCAGTTGTGGCCGAACGTGAGCCTGGACGTGAACACGCAGTATGACTCCAACGCTTACCTGTACAACAACACCTGGAATGCCATCGGGCTGAATGTCTCGATCAACCTGCTCAAGCTCTTGCAATACCCATCTTTGAATGAAGAGCAGGACGCCCAGGCCGCCACCGACGACATGCGCCGCATTGCGCTATCCATGGCGATCCTGACGCAGGTGCGCGTGGGCAATTTGCGCTACCGGCTGGCGCGCGAAGAACTGAACTATGCCGATGAAAGCCTGCGGGTAGACCGCTCTTTGCTGGATTACGCGCAGGCGGCAAAAACCACTTCACTGGGCTCGGAACTGGAGGTCATCCGCGCCGAAGGCCGATACCTGTTGTCGCGCTATCAGCGCGAAGCAGCGTACTCGGACACCCAGGCGGCATGGGGCCGTCTGTATAACTCCATTGGCTTTGACGTGCTCCCGGAAAGCGTAGAAAAATATGACATCAAAACCCTTGCTCAGGCGATTCACCAGACTGTCATGGCGACGCCGCAATTGCGGTCTGACATTCTGGAAAAAGCAGTCCCCGTCCCCATTAGCGCATCGGGCCCGGCGGCCACTCAGTAA
- a CDS encoding efflux RND transporter periplasmic adaptor subunit has product MNDTALPHPQLLLYLDSLRDRALAAESLNALAFSMANDLYALMQFRQAMVFADHGGKPVLLSISGLAKPAEDSPYLVWLDRAARWVNSQTASADAIWLTPDPPDIPADIREGWAEWWPTGVWCAPVVTQDGRRLGFLLVMLDEPPAQPLVETLAGVRATWAYCWAALTRQQRALWWRPSRKQWIVTLLILAALLLIPVRQTVLAPAEIVSSDAQVISSPIDGVIQRINVKPNQPVAAGTSLFTLDETSLRGRVEVLSKQVAVADAELMSASQRAFDNPQSRSELAVLEGTARQRRAELAAVQAQLQRTQVLAPEAGVAVFSDPNDWLGKPVVTGERILQLANPDKPAILIHLAVADAIALEEGDEVTLFLSAWPLSPVRGKIVETSYQAKTGDDGVVAYRLLASIDGQPAHARLGLHGTAKLYGSRVSLAYYLLRRPLAAARAWTGW; this is encoded by the coding sequence ATGAACGACACAGCCTTACCTCACCCGCAGCTGTTGCTGTATCTGGACAGCCTGCGTGACCGCGCGCTGGCGGCAGAGTCGCTGAATGCGCTGGCCTTTTCCATGGCCAACGACCTGTACGCCCTCATGCAGTTCCGGCAGGCCATGGTGTTTGCCGATCACGGTGGCAAACCGGTGTTGCTGAGCATTTCCGGCCTGGCCAAACCGGCCGAAGACTCGCCGTATCTGGTCTGGCTGGATCGGGCCGCGCGCTGGGTCAACAGCCAGACCGCCAGTGCCGACGCAATCTGGCTGACGCCAGACCCACCCGACATCCCCGCTGATATCCGCGAAGGCTGGGCCGAATGGTGGCCCACCGGTGTCTGGTGCGCGCCCGTGGTGACGCAAGATGGCCGGCGACTGGGCTTTTTGCTGGTCATGCTGGATGAACCGCCCGCCCAACCCCTGGTTGAAACCCTGGCTGGCGTGCGTGCCACCTGGGCGTACTGCTGGGCCGCGCTCACCCGCCAGCAACGGGCCTTGTGGTGGCGCCCCAGCCGCAAACAATGGATCGTTACGCTGCTGATCCTGGCTGCATTGTTGCTGATCCCGGTACGGCAAACCGTGCTGGCGCCGGCAGAGATTGTGTCCAGCGACGCACAAGTCATCAGTTCGCCCATTGATGGCGTGATCCAGCGCATCAACGTCAAACCCAACCAGCCGGTGGCGGCCGGCACCAGCTTGTTCACGCTGGATGAAACCTCGCTGCGTGGCCGGGTGGAAGTCCTGAGCAAACAAGTGGCCGTGGCCGATGCCGAACTGATGTCGGCCAGCCAGCGCGCATTTGACAACCCGCAGTCGCGCAGCGAACTGGCCGTACTGGAAGGCACCGCCCGGCAGCGCCGCGCTGAACTGGCGGCGGTACAAGCGCAATTGCAACGCACGCAAGTGCTTGCGCCTGAAGCGGGCGTGGCCGTGTTCAGTGACCCCAACGACTGGCTGGGCAAACCGGTGGTCACGGGTGAGCGCATCTTGCAACTGGCCAACCCGGACAAACCCGCCATCCTGATCCATCTGGCCGTCGCTGATGCGATAGCGCTGGAAGAAGGCGATGAAGTCACGCTGTTTCTCAGCGCCTGGCCGCTCTCGCCAGTGCGCGGCAAGATTGTAGAAACCAGCTACCAGGCCAAAACCGGCGATGACGGCGTGGTGGCCTACCGGCTACTGGCCAGCATTGACGGTCAACCAGCGCACGCCCGGCTGGGCCTGCACGGCACGGCCAAGCTCTATGGCAGCCGCGTCAGTCTGGCGTACTACCTGTTGCGGCGTCCGCTGGCTGCCGCGCGCGCCTGGACGGGCTGGTGA